Proteins co-encoded in one Rhodococcus sp. PAMC28707 genomic window:
- a CDS encoding amino acid--[acyl-carrier-protein] ligase, which translates to MTAHANPTEISELDSARARFREELVAAELLVPSSVEGLYGRSGEFEDIIDRIDEVVDAAGRSEHGFSAPRFRFPPVFPREAFERTDYIASFPNLTGAINTFDGDNKAHASLLADRAEGKDWDHHLESAGTMLVSAACHPSYSMMTGVLPEDGRLLDIYGYCFRHEPAVDPARMQAFRMHEYVRVGTPDEAIAHRERWVVRGMEVLADLGLEAEAVIANDPFFGRAGRMLAANQRNENLKTELVVKLYGDLDDGTAVVSCNCHRDHFGHTFGISTVDGEPAHSACVGFGMERIALAMLRTHGLDSRKWPASISR; encoded by the coding sequence ATGACTGCACACGCGAACCCCACCGAGATTTCCGAACTCGATTCGGCGCGAGCACGATTCCGCGAGGAACTCGTTGCCGCCGAACTACTCGTCCCCAGCTCGGTGGAGGGTCTCTACGGCCGCTCGGGTGAGTTCGAGGACATCATCGACAGAATCGACGAGGTCGTCGACGCCGCGGGACGATCCGAGCACGGATTCTCGGCTCCACGATTCCGCTTCCCCCCGGTTTTCCCGCGGGAAGCATTCGAGCGCACCGATTACATCGCCTCGTTTCCCAACCTGACCGGTGCCATCAACACCTTCGACGGTGACAACAAGGCCCATGCCTCGTTGCTCGCGGACCGTGCCGAAGGCAAGGACTGGGATCACCACCTCGAGTCCGCAGGCACCATGCTCGTTTCGGCCGCATGCCACCCGTCGTACTCGATGATGACGGGCGTACTGCCGGAAGACGGTCGGTTGCTCGACATCTACGGCTACTGCTTCCGGCACGAGCCGGCGGTGGATCCCGCACGGATGCAAGCATTTCGGATGCACGAGTACGTTCGTGTCGGCACTCCGGACGAGGCCATCGCACATCGCGAACGCTGGGTGGTGCGAGGCATGGAGGTGCTTGCCGACCTCGGCCTCGAAGCCGAAGCCGTCATCGCCAACGACCCGTTCTTCGGACGCGCAGGCCGCATGTTGGCTGCGAACCAGCGCAACGAGAACCTCAAGACCGAACTCGTCGTCAAACTCTACGGAGATCTCGACGACGGCACCGCGGTGGTCTCGTGCAATTGCCACCGTGACCACTTCGGTCACACGTTCGGAATTTCCACGGTCGACGGCGAACCCGCACACAGCGCGTGTGTCGGCTTCGGTATGGAGCGCATCGCACTGGCGATGTTGCGCACCCACGGCCTCGACAGTCGAAAGTGGCCCGCTTCCATTTCCCGCTGA
- a CDS encoding SOS response-associated peptidase yields MCGRYASTQSDRDLRAVFDIAETIGEELPPAYNVAPTQTVRTILERAPKDEPEADAVRQLRSVRWGLIPSWSKDIKIGSRLINARSETITEKPAFKKAAARRRCIVPADGYYEWEKREGSKVPYFLHSERLLEMAGLYELWRDPTKSEEDPDRWVWSVTVLTAPAADALGHIHDRSPVIVPESLRSEWLDPAMTDLGSVQEMLAAIPEPSLVPYEVSSAVNSVKNDNPDLLQPVG; encoded by the coding sequence ATGTGCGGACGGTATGCCAGTACCCAGAGCGATCGTGACCTACGGGCAGTCTTCGACATTGCCGAGACCATCGGCGAAGAACTGCCCCCGGCGTACAACGTGGCGCCCACGCAGACCGTGCGAACCATTCTCGAGCGCGCACCCAAAGACGAACCCGAGGCCGACGCCGTACGGCAGTTGCGTTCGGTCCGCTGGGGTCTGATCCCGTCGTGGTCCAAGGACATCAAGATCGGCAGCAGGCTCATCAACGCGAGATCCGAGACGATCACCGAGAAGCCGGCATTCAAGAAGGCCGCAGCCCGTAGGCGATGCATCGTCCCGGCCGACGGATACTACGAGTGGGAGAAGCGCGAAGGCAGCAAAGTGCCCTACTTCCTGCACTCCGAACGACTCCTGGAGATGGCCGGCCTGTACGAGCTGTGGCGCGACCCGACGAAATCCGAGGAGGACCCGGATCGATGGGTCTGGTCGGTCACGGTATTGACGGCTCCCGCCGCGGACGCGCTCGGTCACATTCACGATCGCTCCCCGGTGATCGTGCCGGAGTCCCTCCGGTCCGAGTGGCTGGACCCGGCGATGACCGATCTGGGTTCGGTCCAGGAGATGCTGGCCGCTATCCCCGAACCGAGCTTGGTGCCCTACGAGGTGAGCTCCGCGGTCAACAGCGTCAAGAACGACAACCCCGATCTGCTTCAACCGGTCGGCTAG
- a CDS encoding Hsp70 family protein, with the protein MTVLLGVSMGAHAVRMAQPRNGTANAHVSSTRLLEAPQQLFFHNQVIDTVDDHVEYLAAESISALAAESEPSMTTGVAYRDAHQADTLHRALENQHLQNYRLVPEVEAVLEYLVVSGEAAGFSTVALFDLGSSGLNVSVVNLASRRVVVTQRSSAFSGDLIDEFLRDNQLARLGKPSDAADMDLFERRCRVAKERLSSNDAVCLPDESGMILLSRDNFEALIADHIDQAIEFARSVLIDANVPIDAVVLIGGGSRIPLVRERVGPSLHLPAITPNEPETVSARGAALSARPAPAAPVRPESDPAPAAGFVAPRPVETTPTAANARKNLPAADTGARPFYPPTAPAVAPTVAAPAVSAVPDAREVESASPAPKHFALEKVYWLDADYEEDDGEDEDVRRRRRIRAWSVFGVAAAAVIAVSGFVVTRPDAPAVVETAVTQPPATSSVAGTSPLAAPPVIPAPLPPPPPVETVPEAPVVEPEPEVVEPTRQQVTEDRTTEQSSEPEVAPPPPPPPPLIPGLPDFTLPTLPPLFPPAP; encoded by the coding sequence ATGACTGTGTTGTTGGGGGTGTCCATGGGCGCCCACGCCGTGCGTATGGCTCAGCCACGCAACGGGACGGCCAATGCTCACGTCTCGTCTACCCGTTTGCTCGAAGCCCCTCAGCAGTTGTTCTTCCACAATCAAGTCATCGACACGGTCGACGATCACGTGGAGTACCTTGCCGCCGAGTCGATCAGCGCGCTGGCCGCCGAGTCCGAGCCGTCGATGACCACCGGCGTCGCGTACCGGGATGCCCATCAGGCAGATACCCTGCACCGCGCTCTGGAGAATCAGCACCTGCAGAACTACCGCCTCGTGCCCGAGGTCGAGGCGGTTCTCGAATACCTCGTCGTCAGCGGTGAAGCTGCGGGCTTCTCGACCGTCGCATTGTTCGACCTGGGAAGTTCGGGTCTGAACGTCAGCGTCGTGAACCTGGCGTCCCGTCGAGTCGTCGTCACACAACGCTCCAGTGCGTTCAGCGGAGATCTCATCGACGAATTCCTTCGTGACAATCAGCTCGCACGCCTCGGCAAGCCGAGCGATGCCGCCGACATGGACCTGTTCGAGCGTCGGTGTCGTGTGGCCAAGGAACGGCTGTCGAGCAATGACGCGGTGTGCCTGCCCGACGAAAGCGGCATGATCCTGCTCTCGCGGGACAACTTCGAGGCATTGATCGCCGACCACATCGATCAGGCCATCGAGTTCGCACGCAGTGTTCTCATCGATGCAAACGTTCCTATCGACGCCGTCGTTCTCATCGGTGGTGGGTCGCGCATCCCGCTCGTTCGTGAACGCGTCGGCCCATCTCTGCATTTGCCGGCGATCACCCCGAACGAGCCGGAAACTGTCTCGGCCCGCGGCGCAGCACTCTCGGCGCGCCCCGCTCCTGCAGCGCCGGTCCGGCCGGAATCGGACCCTGCGCCCGCCGCCGGCTTCGTCGCGCCTCGACCTGTCGAAACGACTCCGACCGCAGCGAACGCGCGGAAGAATCTACCCGCTGCAGATACGGGTGCGCGGCCGTTCTATCCGCCGACAGCCCCGGCTGTAGCTCCTACCGTTGCCGCGCCTGCCGTTTCTGCTGTGCCGGATGCGAGGGAAGTCGAATCGGCTTCGCCCGCCCCGAAACACTTCGCGCTCGAGAAGGTCTACTGGCTGGACGCGGATTACGAAGAAGACGACGGTGAAGACGAAGACGTGCGTAGACGACGCCGAATTCGGGCGTGGTCCGTATTCGGAGTTGCTGCTGCAGCGGTGATCGCCGTATCGGGATTCGTCGTGACGCGTCCGGACGCGCCCGCGGTCGTCGAGACCGCGGTGACGCAGCCGCCCGCCACCTCGAGCGTGGCAGGGACGTCACCTCTGGCAGCACCTCCGGTGATTCCGGCTCCGCTTCCGCCGCCACCGCCCGTGGAGACCGTCCCGGAAGCTCCGGTCGTCGAACCCGAACCCGAGGTTGTCGAACCGACGCGCCAGCAAGTTACCGAGGATCGAACGACGGAGCAATCTTCCGAGCCGGAGGTCGCACCGCCACCTCCGCCTCCACCGCCCCTGATCCCCGGCTTGCCGGACTTCACGCTGCCTACCTTGCCGCCGCTCTTCCCGCCCGCTCCCTGA
- a CDS encoding acyl carrier protein: protein METLNAADVARVREVLDKFGKLPLPASDIEDAADLYDSGLTSHASVNVMIALEDEFDIEFPDAMLQKATFASIESIATAVAQLTD, encoded by the coding sequence ATGGAGACACTCAATGCTGCAGATGTGGCCAGGGTTCGCGAAGTTCTGGACAAATTCGGGAAGCTTCCACTACCAGCTTCGGACATCGAGGACGCGGCCGATCTCTACGACAGTGGCCTCACCTCGCATGCCAGCGTCAACGTCATGATCGCGCTCGAGGACGAGTTCGATATCGAATTCCCCGATGCCATGCTGCAGAAGGCCACGTTCGCCAGCATCGAGTCCATCGCCACAGCCGTCGCACAACTCACGGACTGA
- a CDS encoding pyridoxal phosphate-dependent aminotransferase has protein sequence MNHPQTNHQTRQPRTLQQSTKLQNVLYEIRGPVHAHAARLEAEGHRILKLNIGNPAPFGFEAPDVIVRDMIAALPYAQGYSESKGILSARRAIVTRYELEPGFPELDVDDIYLGNGVSELITMTMQALLDDGDEVLIPAPDYPLWTAMTTLAGGKAVHYICDEENEWNPDLADIESKITPKTVALLVINPNNPTGAVYSKEILRGIVELARKHQLLLLADEIYDRILYDDAEHTSLASLAPDLLCLTYNGLSKAYRVAGYRAGWLAITGPKAHAAGFLEGIDLLASTRLCPNVPAQHAIQVALGGHQSINDLILPGGRLLEQRDVAWQKLNEIHGVSCVKPRGALYAFPRLDPEVHEIYDDEKLVQDLLLQEKILVVQGTGFNWPGHDHVRIVTLPWARDLSEAIERFGNFLASYKQ, from the coding sequence GTGAACCATCCGCAGACGAATCATCAGACGCGTCAACCTCGCACGTTGCAGCAGTCGACCAAGCTGCAGAATGTGCTGTACGAGATCCGCGGCCCGGTACACGCCCACGCGGCGCGACTGGAAGCCGAAGGTCATCGGATTCTCAAGCTCAATATCGGCAACCCTGCGCCGTTCGGTTTCGAGGCGCCCGACGTCATAGTCCGTGACATGATCGCCGCGTTGCCGTATGCGCAGGGCTACTCGGAGTCGAAGGGCATTCTGTCCGCCCGGCGTGCGATCGTCACGCGCTACGAACTCGAACCTGGCTTCCCCGAGCTCGACGTCGACGACATCTACCTGGGTAACGGCGTGTCCGAGCTCATCACGATGACGATGCAGGCACTGCTCGACGACGGCGACGAGGTCCTGATCCCTGCACCCGATTACCCACTGTGGACGGCGATGACGACGCTCGCGGGCGGCAAGGCCGTGCACTACATATGTGACGAGGAAAACGAGTGGAACCCCGACCTCGCCGACATCGAGTCGAAGATCACCCCCAAGACGGTGGCGCTGTTGGTGATCAACCCGAACAACCCGACCGGTGCGGTGTATTCGAAGGAGATCCTGCGGGGCATCGTCGAGCTGGCTCGTAAGCATCAGCTTCTACTGTTGGCCGACGAAATCTACGACCGCATCCTCTACGACGACGCCGAACACACGTCGTTGGCAAGCCTTGCTCCCGACCTCCTGTGCTTGACGTACAACGGGCTGTCCAAGGCGTACCGGGTGGCTGGGTACCGGGCAGGGTGGCTCGCGATCACCGGACCCAAGGCCCATGCAGCCGGGTTCCTCGAAGGTATCGATCTGTTGGCGTCGACCAGGCTGTGCCCCAATGTGCCCGCCCAACATGCGATTCAGGTGGCGCTGGGCGGACATCAGAGCATCAATGACCTCATTCTGCCCGGTGGCCGACTGCTCGAGCAGCGTGACGTCGCGTGGCAGAAGTTGAATGAGATCCACGGCGTCTCGTGTGTGAAACCGCGCGGTGCTCTGTACGCATTTCCGCGCCTCGACCCCGAAGTGCACGAGATTTACGACGACGAGAAGCTTGTCCAGGATCTGCTGTTGCAGGAGAAGATTCTGGTGGTGCAGGGCACCGGTTTCAACTGGCCTGGACACGACCATGTGCGCATCGTCACGCTTCCGTGGGCGCGTGATCTTTCGGAGGCGATCGAACGGTTCGGCAACTTTCTTGCTTCGTACAAGCAATAG
- a CDS encoding YibE/F family protein produces MDSHGHGHGHSNAPAPLGPVAARIVVGLLVAIGICVIGGAIALWPSQQNVDIPLPFNTSGGRAVQSEAGTIVSQDIGPCGSASSGRVFTGNPTPPASAGYDCQRSIVTIDSGPNAGTRTLIEVVPGPGQPDLRTGESIRLVRQTDPTGTTQYSFNDYARGLPLAVIVGVFAVVICIVARWRGFRALLGLIVAFGVLVGFMLPALLDGAPAIPVALVSGAVILYGVLYLAHGVNLRTSSALLGTLMSMALAAMLSYVAIRMTHLTGLSEEQNTNVQAYIQQVSITGLLLAGFIIGSLGVLNDVTITQASTAFEIASADATTTRRQIFTSAMRVGRDHIASTVYTLVLAYAGGALPLLLLFSVTGRSIQDVLTGDAVAIEIVRSSVGGIALALSVPLTTAIAAMLARPGGPPEPSESTARKAGRHSR; encoded by the coding sequence GTGGATTCACACGGTCATGGGCACGGACATAGCAACGCACCGGCACCGCTCGGACCCGTCGCCGCACGAATAGTCGTGGGGCTTCTCGTCGCGATCGGAATATGCGTGATCGGCGGTGCAATTGCACTGTGGCCGAGCCAGCAGAACGTCGACATCCCGCTCCCGTTCAATACCTCCGGTGGTCGCGCGGTCCAAAGCGAAGCGGGCACGATTGTGTCGCAAGACATCGGGCCCTGCGGCAGCGCTTCGTCCGGACGCGTATTCACCGGTAACCCGACGCCACCTGCCAGCGCAGGATACGACTGCCAACGCAGCATCGTCACGATCGACTCAGGACCGAATGCAGGCACGCGGACCCTGATCGAAGTCGTCCCGGGCCCCGGCCAACCGGACCTTCGCACCGGTGAGAGCATTCGGCTGGTCCGGCAGACCGACCCCACCGGAACCACCCAGTACTCGTTCAACGATTACGCCCGCGGACTGCCACTCGCAGTCATCGTCGGTGTATTCGCCGTCGTCATCTGCATCGTTGCGAGGTGGCGTGGATTTCGTGCGCTGCTGGGATTGATAGTGGCGTTCGGCGTGCTCGTCGGATTCATGCTCCCTGCACTTCTCGACGGCGCACCCGCGATTCCCGTCGCCCTGGTCTCCGGAGCTGTCATTCTGTACGGCGTTCTCTACCTCGCGCACGGCGTCAACCTGCGGACGAGTTCTGCCCTCCTCGGAACTCTCATGTCGATGGCGTTGGCTGCAATGTTGTCCTATGTTGCGATTCGGATGACCCACCTGACGGGGCTGTCGGAAGAACAGAACACCAACGTTCAGGCCTACATCCAACAAGTCAGCATCACCGGATTGCTCCTTGCGGGGTTCATCATCGGGTCGCTCGGTGTCCTCAACGACGTGACGATCACCCAGGCGTCGACTGCGTTCGAGATCGCCTCGGCGGACGCAACGACGACGCGACGGCAGATCTTCACCTCCGCGATGCGCGTGGGGCGTGACCATATCGCCAGCACCGTCTACACCCTGGTGCTGGCGTATGCCGGTGGGGCGCTTCCACTTCTACTGCTGTTCAGCGTCACCGGCCGATCCATCCAGGATGTTCTGACCGGTGACGCCGTGGCCATCGAGATCGTCCGCTCTTCGGTCGGCGGTATCGCGCTGGCGCTGTCCGTTCCGCTGACCACTGCCATCGCCGCTATGCTCGCCCGGCCGGGAGGGCCGCCCGAGCCGTCGGAGTCGACCGCGAGAAAGGCAGGCAGGCACTCTCGCTAG
- the ald gene encoding alanine dehydrogenase — protein sequence MKIGIPREIKNNEYRVAITPAGVHELVSHGHEVIVESEAGVGSSFCDTDFKAAGAQIFAEAAKVWDAADLLLKVKEPIAEEYALLRRDQVLFTFLHLAASKPCIDALLASGTTAIAYETVTAPNGSLPLLAPMSEVAGRLAPQAGAYHLMASGGGRGVLMGGVPGVRPANVVVIGAGVSGRNAVAIAHGMHADVTVLDLDVKALRGIDDLYHGSVKTVASSAFELEQAVLAADMVIGAVLVPGARAPMLVSDSLVQRMKHGSVLVDIAIDQGGCFENSVPTTHADPTYRVHESVFYCVANMPGAVPRTSTYALTNATLPYVCALADKGWEEACEEDAGLRNGLSTHHGDLLSESVAAAFA from the coding sequence ATGAAGATCGGAATTCCTCGCGAGATCAAGAACAACGAGTACCGGGTGGCCATCACCCCAGCGGGCGTACACGAATTGGTCTCGCACGGACACGAAGTCATCGTCGAATCCGAAGCAGGCGTCGGTTCGTCGTTCTGCGACACCGACTTCAAAGCGGCAGGCGCGCAGATATTCGCCGAGGCTGCCAAAGTGTGGGACGCGGCCGACCTGCTGCTCAAGGTCAAGGAGCCGATCGCCGAGGAGTACGCACTGCTCCGGCGTGATCAGGTCCTGTTCACCTTTCTGCATCTGGCTGCCTCGAAGCCCTGCATTGACGCATTGCTCGCATCGGGCACCACCGCAATCGCCTACGAGACCGTCACTGCCCCGAACGGATCACTCCCACTGCTGGCGCCGATGAGCGAGGTTGCCGGAAGGCTTGCACCGCAGGCAGGTGCCTACCATTTGATGGCCAGCGGTGGAGGCCGCGGCGTTCTCATGGGGGGAGTGCCCGGAGTGCGTCCGGCGAACGTCGTCGTCATCGGTGCAGGCGTGTCGGGGAGGAACGCCGTCGCCATCGCGCACGGCATGCACGCCGACGTCACGGTCCTCGATCTCGACGTGAAGGCGCTGCGCGGCATCGACGATCTGTACCACGGCAGCGTCAAGACGGTCGCGTCCAGCGCCTTCGAGCTCGAACAGGCCGTTCTGGCAGCCGACATGGTGATCGGGGCGGTATTGGTACCCGGGGCGAGAGCGCCGATGTTGGTCTCCGACAGTCTCGTTCAGCGCATGAAGCATGGTTCGGTGCTCGTCGACATCGCCATCGACCAGGGCGGCTGCTTCGAGAATTCGGTTCCCACTACGCACGCCGACCCGACCTACCGGGTGCACGAGTCGGTCTTCTACTGCGTCGCGAACATGCCGGGCGCTGTCCCGCGGACGTCGACCTATGCGTTGACCAACGCGACGCTGCCCTACGTCTGCGCGCTCGCCGACAAGGGTTGGGAAGAGGCATGCGAGGAGGACGCAGGCTTGCGTAACGGGCTCAGCACGCACCACGGTGATCTGTTGTCGGAGAGCGTCGCGGCAGCCTTCGCATGA
- a CDS encoding alpha/beta fold hydrolase: MSTRSTAERNMDTSDVDVNPHTAGGKYSTWFGPESESLFGTVHVPAGGRARGGVILCPPLGKEQVDSYRGLTLLAQKLCDSGLLVLRFDYFGTGDSAGDQDSEDIVSRWTRSIVTAAGFVRSSGVDAVALVGLRAGALLSAAAFSQAGPLTAVALWDPVVRGRSYLREQRALYSVSVTQDSEEDARVSIIGAVLHPGVAADLAAIDISKLEPIPCPVLVATRPERADAKPLRTLVEKQNAEEHTLSDHELFLEPSDFEVVLPTEDITHLTRWLSDRFDGSDAPVSVPLRAHAEFGSGESTVVETTQSLGPNALFAIRTTSPSCATGGPTLVLYPTANEHRVGPVRLWVEIARYLAAQGVSVLRFDRRGTGESGPVSDDEITELYSEEGNEDALTAVQQSGAGPRNVMVSGMCSGSWYSSFAAAELGVNSAVLLNSLDWTTKRLEFVKRSSMVHEDKGFVASALDRLHHVGVRVKNGLQPSMPYRAWLWFGLRGLIQVPEISLRRLESKNVRTTVLLSPTDTAWFVDNRGPEGMRRLRKRSDTRSGSTTVKSFEAGDHSLYSRDLRETVRRELVDAVNEAFDMEIGLPAPPVPVRWQPL, from the coding sequence GTGAGCACCCGAAGTACGGCAGAGCGGAACATGGACACCTCTGATGTCGACGTGAATCCGCATACTGCCGGCGGAAAGTACTCGACGTGGTTCGGCCCCGAATCGGAAAGCTTGTTCGGAACCGTGCATGTACCTGCAGGTGGGCGCGCACGGGGCGGTGTAATCCTTTGTCCGCCATTGGGTAAGGAGCAGGTCGACTCCTACCGCGGCTTGACTCTGCTTGCGCAGAAGCTGTGCGATTCGGGTCTGCTCGTACTTCGGTTCGACTACTTCGGCACCGGAGATTCCGCCGGCGATCAGGACTCGGAAGACATCGTCTCGAGGTGGACCCGCAGCATCGTCACAGCCGCCGGGTTCGTGCGCTCGAGCGGGGTCGACGCGGTGGCGCTCGTCGGATTGCGCGCCGGCGCACTACTGAGTGCTGCGGCGTTCTCGCAGGCCGGTCCACTGACCGCAGTTGCTTTGTGGGACCCCGTCGTCCGTGGTCGCTCCTACCTGCGCGAGCAGCGTGCCCTATATTCGGTCAGTGTCACGCAGGACTCCGAGGAGGACGCTCGGGTGTCGATCATCGGTGCCGTGCTGCACCCGGGTGTGGCCGCGGACCTCGCGGCTATCGACATCTCCAAGCTCGAACCGATCCCGTGCCCGGTCCTTGTCGCCACCCGCCCGGAACGCGCTGACGCCAAGCCCCTGCGGACCCTGGTGGAGAAGCAGAACGCCGAAGAGCACACCCTGTCCGATCACGAACTGTTTCTCGAACCTTCGGATTTCGAGGTGGTGCTGCCTACCGAGGACATCACCCATCTGACTCGTTGGCTCTCGGACCGTTTCGACGGCAGTGATGCACCGGTATCAGTGCCACTGCGTGCTCACGCCGAGTTCGGCAGCGGCGAAAGCACCGTGGTCGAGACGACGCAATCCCTCGGGCCGAACGCCCTGTTCGCCATCAGGACCACCTCCCCGTCGTGCGCGACGGGCGGACCGACCCTCGTTCTCTACCCGACCGCGAACGAACACCGAGTCGGACCTGTCCGGCTGTGGGTCGAGATTGCCCGTTACCTTGCTGCACAAGGTGTTTCGGTCCTCCGATTCGATCGCCGCGGCACCGGCGAAAGTGGCCCGGTGTCGGACGACGAGATCACCGAGCTCTACAGCGAAGAAGGCAACGAAGATGCACTGACGGCAGTGCAGCAATCAGGAGCCGGACCGCGCAACGTCATGGTGTCCGGGATGTGCTCGGGTTCTTGGTACTCCAGCTTTGCGGCAGCCGAACTCGGCGTGAATTCCGCGGTCCTGTTGAACAGCCTCGACTGGACCACCAAACGGCTCGAATTCGTCAAGCGTTCCTCGATGGTGCACGAGGACAAAGGCTTTGTCGCGTCCGCATTGGATCGTCTGCACCATGTCGGCGTGCGCGTGAAGAACGGCCTGCAGCCTTCGATGCCGTATCGCGCGTGGTTGTGGTTCGGGTTACGCGGTCTCATCCAGGTTCCGGAGATTTCTCTACGCAGGTTGGAGTCGAAGAACGTGCGAACCACTGTCCTTCTGTCTCCGACGGACACTGCATGGTTCGTGGACAACCGCGGCCCGGAGGGAATGCGTCGACTGCGTAAGCGGTCCGACACCCGATCCGGCTCGACGACGGTCAAGTCCTTCGAGGCCGGCGATCACTCGCTGTACAGCCGCGATCTGCGGGAAACGGTTCGCCGAGAACTCGTCGATGCGGTGAACGAGGCCTTCGACATGGAGATCGGCTTGCCTGCGCCGCCTGTACCCGTGCGGTGGCAACCTCTGTGA
- a CDS encoding Lrp/AsnC family transcriptional regulator — MRHDPNDVRHAADARKTPLDDIDHILIDVLRHNARTPNNALAAAAGIAPSTALGRVRSLVERGVIRGFHAEIDPEALGQGIQAMISVRLQADARRRINEFGEQIAALAETLNIYFIAGADDFLIHVSTVDTAALRNFVVDNLSAHPAVAATETTLIFEHIRPRNPVA; from the coding sequence GTGAGGCATGATCCGAACGATGTTCGGCACGCGGCAGATGCTCGAAAGACGCCACTCGACGACATCGACCACATCCTCATCGACGTACTTCGGCACAACGCCCGAACGCCCAACAATGCACTTGCGGCGGCAGCGGGCATTGCACCATCGACCGCCCTGGGACGGGTGCGTTCCCTCGTCGAGCGCGGAGTCATTCGCGGGTTTCATGCAGAAATCGATCCCGAAGCGCTCGGGCAGGGCATCCAGGCCATGATCTCGGTCCGACTACAGGCGGATGCCCGACGAAGAATCAACGAATTCGGTGAGCAGATCGCCGCGCTCGCGGAGACGCTGAACATCTACTTCATCGCGGGCGCGGACGACTTTCTGATCCATGTATCGACGGTAGACACCGCGGCACTACGCAACTTCGTCGTGGACAACCTCAGCGCCCATCCAGCCGTCGCCGCCACCGAGACCACTCTGATCTTCGAGCACATTCGCCCGCGGAATCCGGTCGCCTGA
- a CDS encoding acyl-CoA dehydrogenase family protein, producing the protein MTTAYRDAIDISNMSEVLTTVRSFADEVDRDARFPTESMEAIRQAGLLEAGIPVHFGGGGLSLTQLAHIARSLGAECASSAMIFVMHQSQVLSIVRHGKSDAMESLLRRFVLERPLVASATTEINIGGDVRTSGCAVEYDGDRITLSKTAPVISYGEYAQFVLATARRSVDSPPSDQVLVVCEKPDVVLERTGDWDTLGFRGTCSPGFQLEATATTSSILGDSYGDISAQTMLPAAHVLWSAAWLGIADAAVTKARKSVRKAASRTPGVTPPSALRLAELYVVHEQLVDAVFGAAAKYEAIADSPGDLGAIGFAVRINNLKVTASSLVIDIVGKALQICGISGYRQDSDMSIGRHLRDAHGSAIMVSNERILGHNSQLALVYKGN; encoded by the coding sequence ATGACCACCGCTTACCGGGACGCCATCGATATCTCGAACATGTCCGAGGTACTGACCACGGTGCGTTCGTTCGCCGATGAGGTCGATCGTGATGCACGATTCCCGACCGAGTCCATGGAGGCGATTCGCCAAGCAGGCCTCCTCGAGGCAGGCATTCCCGTGCACTTCGGTGGCGGCGGTCTTTCCCTTACCCAACTCGCTCATATCGCACGGTCACTGGGCGCAGAATGCGCCTCTTCGGCAATGATCTTCGTGATGCATCAGTCCCAGGTACTGAGCATCGTCCGGCACGGCAAGTCCGACGCAATGGAATCGTTGCTGCGTCGCTTCGTTCTCGAACGTCCGCTGGTGGCCTCGGCGACCACTGAGATCAACATCGGTGGCGACGTGCGAACCAGCGGGTGCGCGGTCGAATACGACGGCGATCGGATCACGTTGTCGAAAACCGCACCGGTGATCTCCTATGGCGAATACGCACAGTTCGTCCTCGCGACGGCTCGTCGCTCGGTGGACAGCCCCCCGAGCGATCAGGTGTTGGTCGTCTGCGAGAAGCCGGACGTCGTGCTCGAACGCACCGGCGATTGGGACACCCTCGGGTTCCGTGGAACCTGCAGCCCCGGTTTCCAACTCGAAGCAACTGCCACGACGTCGAGCATTCTCGGTGACAGCTACGGCGATATCTCGGCGCAGACGATGCTGCCTGCCGCGCATGTGCTCTGGAGTGCCGCGTGGCTGGGCATCGCTGATGCGGCAGTCACCAAGGCGCGCAAGTCCGTTCGCAAGGCTGCCAGTCGCACGCCGGGAGTCACCCCGCCGAGCGCACTTCGGCTCGCCGAGCTGTATGTCGTACACGAGCAGCTCGTCGACGCGGTATTCGGCGCGGCAGCAAAGTACGAGGCCATCGCGGACTCCCCCGGAGATCTCGGTGCTATCGGATTCGCGGTGCGGATCAACAACCTCAAGGTGACTGCGTCGTCACTCGTCATCGACATCGTCGGCAAAGCGTTGCAGATCTGCGGTATTTCCGGCTACCGACAGGACTCCGACATGAGCATCGGCCGTCACCTGCGGGACGCGCACGGCTCCGCCATCATGGTCAGCAACGAACGCATTCTCGGGCACAACTCCCAACTTGCGCTCGTCTACAAAGGTAACTGA